DNA from Denticeps clupeoides chromosome 7, fDenClu1.1, whole genome shotgun sequence:
AAGAACACAATTTTCAAAAGGAGCAGTCAGACTTCAGCAAAAGCTCTCGCTCAGGTTCATATATCCTAGACTTACCACAAAACCCCTTTACAGGAAACTTACCCCAGCATATCGTGTTGAGATTCCGGAtgataatttaaaataaaacactaaTGGAGTCTCCAGAGAAACAAGTTCTCCCaaacatgagaagaaaacaCGGAATAATGCTGCTATTATGATTTATTCCCAAATTACAGCAACAGCTGCGCCATGTCTGCCACTCTACCATAATATCACTGATCTAAATGAGATACAGACTGTTCAAAGGCTGGAGATACGCATTAAGCTGTCATGGAAGAGTTCAGAAAGATGACTGTATGCCAAAGTTACACAAATTAGTTGGCCACTGAACCAGCTCAAATCACAGTTGTACCAGGGGACACAATACTTTAAAGGGTGtgcctttgtctgtgtgtgtgtgtgtgtgtgtgtgtagttactGGTTGACAGCAACCAGCTGTCTAGCTAGCAAACTGCATAGCATGAACACCTATGGGGGTCCAAGTCCCCAAAGACCAATGAGTCATGCGGGAATTACGCCAACCTTGGGCTTAATTACCACACAATCAATGAACATGAAGCTCAGAAGGCAGACGGATAATTATGAAATAGCAGCGATAAATATTAAGGATCAAACTGATGCAggcacaacaaaacaaaacaaatcaaaagGCTGTTGtaagtggggaaaaaagtggggaaagaaaaaaaaaaaaagattaaggaGCCTTCCAAAATATTGAAGATTCCCTAAATGTGGATACACGCTTGGTTTGGAAGTTTAAGGTTTGAAAGCTGTCTGTGCTGTGAATTTGGACTgtgagaaaagagaaaggggTGAACATAAGGTACGCCACCGCGTCACCCCTCCTTCATGAGGTCAACTGTTCCACCCCGATGCACCGGGGCCGCCGTGGACGGCATCTGGACACAGGGCAGCGAGGTGATAGGTCGAGGGCACAACGCGCCACAACTCCAACCACAGCGTCCGTACCAGGCCCAGAGACGAGACTCGACAGCACAACATCATACATCAGATCCTCACACAAACGGCCGCCCTGCCCCTCCGACAATCAATGCTCTACAAAAGCCAATCGGTGAACTCGTTATCAAATCTAAAGGCCAAAGGCCTGCAGTGTGGTGCACGAAGGCAGCTGTCGATATGCGAGGCGGTAACAGCAAGGTAACTTGGTGCCATGTATTCCCACAGGTGAACTTAATGGGTTACTATGGAGCCAAACACCCAATATGATGTATAATTCGCAAGTCGACTGCTTCTTTTATGTCATGACTGGTAAAAGCCTGTTTGTCAGCGGGGTCTTCAGCAGTGGCTACCTGGACGCTGGCTCCTGGGTTGACCTTTCGGCCAACGGCTAATTACGGCCTTCACACCCAGGTGCGAACACCCACGAGCAAATCAGCTCCCTTAATCAGTAAAGCAATTAGCGGGTTGTGACGAAAACCTACATACACACCAGCCCAACCTGGCATCCCCCGGATTCACTAGAAATAACACGACAGCCGAtacagacattttcattttgatacTTGCCTGCAAATTACTGCCATCGCCCAATGCCGAGGCTGCACAAACACTTACTGACTGATGTGAAgttccataaaaaaataaattaatttaaaaaagaggaAGGTTCTCCTGATGAATTACAGACCTATTTTTATTGAACTCCGGTAGTAAGACACCATCTGAGACTCAGCAACACGCTCGCGttaggtgtgcgtgtgtggcgccgataaataaataatcgcAACATAGAAGACAAAACACTGCCATCAAGGTGGTCGAGGACTAGCTAGGTAAAATTTACCAACTCAAACTGAAACGGCATAGGTGGGTAAAAACCTCGTAAACAACATCAGAAGCAGGCAATATCCTGCCATTCATAATCTGCCCACAGAGCGACCCCCCCATCTCATTAATAGAAACTCGATTTGCGGACAGCTGCACTCGCGTACACATTATAGGAGAATTGATTGCACCCCGCCACACAATGAAAAGGATGAAGACCagcgagggaggaggggggggagtGAGCGAGTGAATTAATTAAGAGAACCAGGTGGTCAAATGGTTTCGGCGGAAAATCGCGAGCTAATGACACACCGGAGTGGCCGCCGCCAACTTCGCCGCCGTGCAGCTTTTGTGCAAAAGAAATTCCGCTGCTTCCAACAGCTCACGGTCACACATAAATCAATGTTGGTATAAATTACATCGATATTACAACTTTATGACAAGTGCAGCGATAACAAGCAGCTTTGGGTGGACAAccgcaaaaaatatatatatatgtattgttCATAATGGCTTAGACTGAACTATAATGTTATTTGAACCAAGGATACTGCATTGTATGTGGTAAAGAAATTACtttcaccaaaactcccacggCTGCATCGATTTCCTTTTGGttactgttcattttaaaatttaGGAGCATccaaactctctcacacacacacacagcgttttAAATCCCCACCGCCCCGCTGCTAACACCAGCGGATGCCAACAGCCATCTGAACGCTGAAACCCGTCTCTGCGTGACAGCGATGACTTAATTAAGAGGCCCGATTATCTATGCTAATGACGAGGTAGCAGATTAATCTCATTCATTCATCTAGCGGGGCTCGCGATGCGGCCAAGGCGGGAACCAAATGGTTTAACAAACCACGTGATCgagtttatatatattgtatatagagaaaaaaaaatcccattaccTCATATACAATAGCGGGAAGAGGGGGAAACCTTTATTGGACTGTTAGCATGCATTCAACACAACAAAAGACAGAATAAACAAATCTGCCGACGGCGGTTtaatgaaaagataaaaaaaaataaaaaactcaaGTGCAAAACTTTTCTACGTGATAACTAAAAAGACCTGTGGTCCGTGATCGTCGGTACATCATGACACGACAGGTTAATAGCATCCCCCAAAAACGCTCCGCTAGGTGAACGCAAGCCGACTTACCGCGCCTGTGCCTCGTCCAGGCTCTCGTCTGTGATGGCCATGATCTGCTGGAGAATATCCCCAATGTCCTGCTGCGGCTGGCCGAGGCTCTGCTTCCGAACGGCGTCGGGGTCGCCCACGTCGCCGAGTCCCCCCAGACCCAGCATTCGGGTCTGATCGTCCATGccttctctctctgccccccacAGTCGAGCGGCTAGCAGTAATCCCTGCGCACAACCATGCACAATGGCGTGCGGGGGTTTATGGAAAAATCAAACCTGGcgaggagagggggggggggttagctCAAGGATGgacataaaacaaacacagagcagaTATTTCACAGAAACTAACGTGTCTATTACACGCTGACAGCATAAGGGGTCCAAGTTAATATCGATAAAATGTCCAAGCACACCAAACAAAAACCTCTCGTCACGTCGTAGATTCATTTCGTGTTATTTACCGTATTCTGTGAACACCCAGTTAAAGAACGTACGTGTATAAACTAAATGAATTTGTAATAGTAATAACAACATCTGGTAAAAAGCTGGCGTCCGAACAGTTCGTTGCTTTCGCAAACTGGAAAAAGTACGCGGACTCGGCGCATCATCAACCCCCCCAAAAACAGCTAATTACAGCCGACTTTTCCCATAGTTTCCACCCGAACTTTAAAACAGCATTAGAGGAAAAGTACGCCCGCGATCGTGCAAAAAAACACGACACGAACGCCAGACGCTCGACCACAaccggaataaaaaaaaaaccggaGAACATACGCGGCTGGTGGTGTTTCTTCTCTTCACCCACCAGCTAGCTAGCAGCGTGCTAACCCGAAACGAACGCGTCCCACCGCAACACGCCGCAGTCCCGACCCGCGGCTTCGGCGGGGGAAATAAACGCCGCGCACCTCGGTTCGTCCGTAAAGGCGAGAAGGCGACTCACTCTCCAGAAAAATAGTTCCCCTCCCGCGGCGGAGCTGCCCGGCTAGCCGTTAGCCGCGCTAGCGACAACAAGACGTGTACGTGCGCGGGGCTCCGGAGAAACGGGGACCGGGGCGCGCCGCTGGCGTCCGCTTCCAGCGGGATTCGGCCGCGCGGGGGATGTGGCCGCTTAGGAAACGAGCGGCGAGGGGGAAACGCGGTCCAGCGGGTAAACGCGCTGCTCCATCCCACCACAAGCAGCCGTGACTCGGTCACTCCCGCTGCTCTGCCTCGCTGCCGCGGTCGGTTTGcctctctttctccccccccttcctctctttctttctttctttctttctgtctcgctctctctcctgctagtggctctcctcctcctcctcctcttcctcctccccccgCGCCGTGGAACAACACCGCCGTAGTCTCGCGCAGTCGACGCTCGCCACTACGTCATCGTCCACGAGGAGGCTGCCGTACCGAGTTCGAGCCTCCAGGGGGGCCGCGTTTGATGAACGACGCGGTCGCCTTCGCCCTAAATCCGGCGGCCTCGTGGCGTCGATAACGCGATAAGCAGCGTAACGTGGGCATCTACTCCTCGCCACCAGGACAGAGGAGAGTCAGCGCATGAACATCCTTTACTTGGCGCCATCCATTTTATCATGGAGTTATAATGCTAGCACCTTCACGCAGAGGGTGGTAGCAGCCAACTGgggaacacactcacctgtgaaccccacttaccaccatggTGTTCCCGAGCACGActcttgaccctgagtgtctccgggggggctgaccctgtaaatactggctgtaagtcgctctggacaaggccCTCCGATAATTGCAGTAAATATCTCTGTGTATGCCACTgggaaatttttttaaaaaaggagttCCCGATGACGTCTGTGGTTTGGCAGAGAAAAAGGAATTATGTACAGTAAATTGTGAATACACACTAGTCTATTTTTAGCACTTGACATTACCAAGACCTCTAGGTGTCTTAAATATAGATACTATTGCATCgagagggtaaggaagtggccccgtaatcagaaggttgccggttcgaatcctgacgcgccacggtgccactgggcaaagcgccatccccacacactgctccccgggcgcctttcatggctgcccactgctcaccaagggtgatggttaaaagcagaggacacatttcgtcgtgtcaccgtgtgctgcgttgtttcacaatgacaatcacttcactttcactttcaaaggcCTTTTAAGCCCAACACAGatggaaatgtaaatataagggCATTAGAATTAATGCAATGACCAGAGAAAAACCTTTTCTACAATTGCTGTGACATTGAGAGCTCATTTTGGCAATTATCTGTATAAAGTCTGGAGAAATTTACATACGTTTGCAATACCTTCTTAGTTTGTGGCCAATAATCaggagcacttttttttccccttcagaaGGCTGTACTTTCAAACCAACGTGAACCGGCATAAAGCATTACTTATAAATTATATTCACACTTCACATACTACCCCCAAACATCAGACCAACGTTCAGTCTGTGTGGACAGACTAGATTAAAAACCAAGCGAGCCTAGTTTCTTTCTGCCAACGTGGCCGATTTGGCGGCATTTTATCACTGAGATGAGCGAGACCGCCACCGAGACAGATGACCTGCCGAACCCACAGTGGGAAGTGGCACAGACAGGCACACTGTCCCACCATGAGATGATGGGTCTGCGTTGAGGGGAGTGGTACAAATCTGGCTGGGGTTTATGCTGACGCTCGACACATCCCTCGACTACAATCTGAAACTAATCAATCTGAAGTGCGAGTTAAGACTACGGGAGGAGCGAGCAGCACACTGAACCTGCAGAACCATCCGAAGAACAAGCCTCTAGTTTCTTATTTCTCTGCACGTTCAGCGTGTTACATTCCATGTAAGGCTTCCAGGGTCAAATTTAATGCATTAAAGCTGTTTTATACCGGTGATACTGACATACTTCCAAGGACGACATATCGCCTGAGCCATGCCTGAAGGGGTGCCGCTTCTGAGCTGGTTTGAAGCAGATGCTGTTTCCAGCCCACAAGCGTTCGGGCTCATTTTCATCTAAATAAGAATCGATCTCTCACCATGCACCACCCCCAGTACCTCTATTGCTTAAGACTTAACCCCACTTTTCTCCCTCACCTCATCCTTCATTCTCATCTGGGGCCCTAACCCAATCACACACGTAATGTACATAGAAACACAGTACAAACAGTGAAGGTAGATCTAAAactaaaaagaagaagaaaaaaaaagcattatttgTGGTATATATGTTGTACTGAAGTTTTTGtctttatatacacacaaacacacactttaatgcGTTTATTTATACTAAAAACGCTCAGACGTATTTATTCTATACTGAGATTTGGAAGTAGCTCTACTGTCTGCAAGTTCTCCTGCTGCAGGAAAACTCACAACCACTCGTCCGACTGCTAACGTGACAAAAGGCAGAGTTAGGCAGATAAAGGAGAGGGTCTGAAGAGACACAGAGCAGGGGATGAGTAGAAAGGGGGAAGAGTAAATCACAGCCATGGTGTCGGAGCGGCGTTCTGCCTGGTTGCCCCGGCCGTACGAACGACGGGGGGAGGGGCGGCACTCACTAAACGGTCAGGGAACACATACAGACGTGGAAGAGAGACGCAGTGCTTCAGAAAGGCCGCCGGTAAGACTGAGACattgtacatttattacatttgcaaAACCGTACAGAAAGGCACATAAAACTCTTCGGTATTCCACACCACAttccaaaatacaaaatacagtgAATTTTATTGTTTCTTAACAGGGATGAGGAAATATTACAGAACTATTCAAAATACACGTTGACAATATCAAAAACATAACAACTGAACTCTAGCAGTCATAATTAATGACtgtgctgccatctagtggaatTTAATcgcacttacatttacagtgtgaGTTTGTTAGCCAATGATCTGTACAGAAAATTATTCCAAGAAGCAACCGTGAGATATAGATGAGATTTAAGTTGGGTCAGCATcatgaatatatgtatattcatATTGGACTAAGACACAAACTGTTAAATATGTGATCTGAAGCGTTCAGACTGCTGAAGTCAGGCTTGAATGACTAAGATGTGTTGGAGGACCGAGGCCCTTTTAGAAGCTTGCGGACCGGAGAATCAGGAAGATCGTCAAATCCTGCATTTGAGGCTGATAAGacagaaagagcagaaaaaacatgatttaaaagcACCAGAATCAGCAAATCCACacagatatatttattttcttaccTAGTCTTGTGCTGACCTCTTTCACCAGCAACTCGTATTGTTCCTGAAAAGAGAGCAGGTCTCGAACTATCTTACACTTTGTGTCCATCTGCATGCGAGAATAAAACATGTTTGCAACTAAGAAATACAGTCAAGTCCTTAATATGAAAGAAAGGTCAGCAGTTAGCAGTTTTAATTACATTAGCAATATTAGCGGTTTTAATTGTATCACAGCTAGCGCTTACCTGCTGcggagaaaaacaaactttCCCAATGACATTGGACAAGCAAACTTTCTTTCAACCATATAATACTGTTTACATGATTAAGTTCTGCCTGAACTATGTTTCTTAGGTAACTTGTACTTCAGAGAGGTATGACATAAATAATATCGCTCACTACAGgttgtaaatctttttttttgtccaaacaGCTATACATGAACTTTCAATCATAATTTTAAACAACAGTACAAAGCACTTCTAATATTATCAGATTTCAGCACCAGTGTACAGATCTGTGCACTACTATGtcgcagaaaggatcaccggacccctcacaccctggtcacaggctctttgacctgctgccctctggcagacgttatagaagcctgcagaccaggaccagccgacacaagaacagtttcttccccctcgccatctccctcctaaacagctgatactgtaaatcacctcaatcattgcacactgcactttatgttcacttgtatataagatttagtttgttttttgcctatttattcataaaaagtagatatagttatttataaaatcacaaacaatccacaactcggacaataacaccacacccttgcacattgttgtttttgatttttttcccccaacattgtacttgagagacaccatctaccggaatcaaattccttgtatgtgcttgcacttacttggccaataaatacaattctgattctgattcacaACCTCATGCATTACTTCACAAATCGGCTACATTATGATATTAAGATGATTAAACTCAGTCCTATCAATGAAAATGACaatgaaaatgcacacacatttcacataatGAATGCCCTCTACAGACCAGTAGGTTTGCAGACCATTGCATGGCATTTAATGGTTGAGAAAAATCAGTATCAGTGTTGTCTCCTACCACAAGTTCCATGGTCTGGAGTACTTTTTGCTGCCTGCAGAGGATACTGTGGTAGTCTGGTTTGTTCTGAATGAACTCCCTCTGCGTGGAATGGGCCAGATATTTAGGATCTAATGGCACACCATGTTTCCGGGCCTGCTCCACACGCCTGTAACACAACGCAGACTTGAGACACAACATAATGTTCTCATATGGATCTGTGCCAATGCATGGACACTCACTTCTCCAATTCTTCTGACTTACAACGGTGTTTATTAAGCAAAGACTCCCATGATGAACTCTCAGCTTGCAAACTACAGGAAAATGTATAtgaataaattttttaaaaatgggtaCCACTTATGTACTTACAATAATGATGGCAAAAAAGCTGCTTACCTGCTCATAGCATTCTTTGTGATCTTAATAGCTTTCTGAACTGCAGGGTCactatacataaaaaaatacaacatttatctGCAGGACAGATAAGGGGGGAGGGAGAGGTAAAAGTGAACCTTACCTGGTGGTATTGGATTTCtgacattcattttttatgatttgcGCTAGACTACCCCACTCCTCATGTAATGATTCAACTGTGAACAAAAAATTACGGTAGACAGGTAAATGTACGCAAGATAACAATAGGCAGTCGTTAATATACCTGCAAAGTATTATGAGATCAGTGACATGGGCACTGATGtacgttttgtttttttaacctaAAAGTGGCTTCCAAGAGGGCCAATAGACAAAATACTTACCGCTGGTTTGGAATATGTCCAGATTCGCACCAGGTACATCATGCAGTGTTTTCCTCATTTCCTGAACAGCGAACTgcccatataaataaaaacatgagatgatttttttcagattttttttttttttttttttttaacatgcttatAAAAGAACATGATTTTACCTCCATAGATGCTTCCATTAGTTTCTCAAGCCTCTCGTCTTCAGGTAAGGACAGACAAATATCTCTACATAAATctgtgagggaaaaaaaaacatagcaaatgaaagtgaagtgattgtcattgtgaaacactgcagcaaatgtgcagtttccttacccgctatttGTATTCCTAAAATATAGGTATATCAAATATTACTGACATCCGACAACTAGCAAACCAATACCTTAAACTTGAGAACGATTGTTTTTGAGGTAACATCACATCTAAACTGATAATAGCATGGTTCATAACATCAGAACACTTAAAGAACTCACTTTGTGTTCTGCTGGGCAAAGGAGGCAGGGAGCGTCTGCCCCGAGTTGACCTTCTCCAAGACTTCTTTTGTGGAAGCACATCTGGAACTGCATCTGGATCAGCCACCTCCACCGTCCCCTCTGCAGTGAAACTCACCGCCTGGCAGTCCTCAGAGGCAGCAGACGAACGAGGCGATTTCTGGGGTGGCTCGGGGCTTGCGCCTCCAGACAATCTTCTTTTGGTTCCCTGCTGGTACCTTTCGGACAGGGACTGTTGaaaaagattaaaagaaaaaaacacttaattacAAACTCCAATTCAGCTTCAGAGCGTTCTTTTTGAAAGaggttaaacatttaaaaatgcttacCTTATTCAGTGAGTCATCATAGTTGTTACTGCAAAAGACAACGTATGTAATGAACATTtgatctacatttacagtatttatcagacgcccttatccagagctatcTATCTTTACACTTGCACAGCAGATTCGTGGCTTTTAAACTTGAGTATACCAAGTTTGTTactatttttcacttttctattctaatttgaatttaattgcGCTTGGTATATAAAGATAACTTTGCTGTGAGTCAAAAAAATGATTACGGGGAAATAGCGTTGCATTAGATCTGTATGTGAGAACACGTGAAACTTGATAACGTGCCGTAATGTATCCAAAATATCACGTTCAGAATGAGAACTGTGAGACCAGCAGAGCCGTGTTAGCGACCCCAGACATTTGCGCAGGTTTTTAAGTTTGAGCCGGATCGGTACAGACCTGGCCGCAGCTGACGGTTCCGACTGCAGTTCCGCCATTTTACACGTCCTTTCAAATTTCGCCCGCGCGGCGGCCCAAGGCACCAGGGCCCCGCCCCACGTGACGTTCGGAGTGCATGACGGGAAATGAAGTCCACTGTTGAACAAGCTGGCGTGCGCTACGTCAACGAAACCGGAACTTTGCAGGCTACACTGCCGCCGCCGGGCCAACAAAtgatatttcacattttcacaacgTCAGTTTCACGACTAGAATTTTATGTCGGGATTAGGGACAGTTATCATTCTAAACAGTTatcattgcagcacagcaccacccAACCTTTTCATTTGAGCCTTTTATCACCACATTGAAAATGGATGAATGTAAAGATATGCATAGAGCCCAGAGCCCAgacctgaatccgattgaacatcaaAATGTCTGTtcaccaacgcttcccatccaacctgatggagcttgagaagtgctgcaaagaggaacggGCCAAACTGGACAAGGATTGGTGTACCAAACTTATTCAAACTGATTTTTTACTGCAAAAGGcacatcgacaaagtattgagcaaaggctgcgAATACTTATATATGTGGGATtactatattttttttgttttaatatatttgcaaaaacctcaagtaaacattttttttatgttttcattatggggtgttgtgtgtagaattctgaagaagaaaaaaaatttaatatatgagtgtcacattCCCCCCAAATCTGTCAAATCTGTTTCTGCAACACAGAAGGTCGCTTGTAGATACAACTGAACTTGTTTACAAACACTAACTTCTTGAAGAAACACTGACAAATAATGGAAAGTTCCACCCTCTGTACTATTACTGCCTGCTAATATCTATTGTGTCAAATTACTTCAGTGATTAATCTGTTTCAGATggcaacattttaattattttaatgaattccatctcatttccttctgtgtctaatataaatgaaaaatgaaatgaaagtgaagtgattgtcacttgtgatacacagaagcacagcacactcagtggcacctcggcagatgcCCAATATAATATGTCTAATTTCAGAAGGCTCAATCATTGCTGCCTCAAGCAAATATACAGATCACTGAAATGGCTAAAATATGAGAGTTGAGAACCACTATATCAGATGAAAAATATTTAGTAGGAAAAATTTGTGTGAAGTCGTGGAAAATGGACAGACCTGACTGTTCCAGCTTGTATATGAATTAATACAAGACAAGTCATTTAATTCTGGCCACTTGTGGACCTCAAGTAACAAATTACAATACACAATGTAAAAAAGTACATGTATAacctttacatttattgcacatTTGTGGTGAAGACAAAAGTATCCACGGTCTGGAACTGATGTCTATTATCATAAAACCTCCCTTGACAGTCTTCCCTGAACAGTtaataaacatttcataatttctaaaacatttcactgcatattataTCGTGTATGacaaataaatgtgacaaatgtgacaaataaaattggaatttaaTGCTATTTAGATTAAGGGAACACACAAGTTGATTTAAAAGAGATGCTATTCGCTTGGGCAAAGTACTTCATAAAGTCCTTCATTGCTATACAGTCAAGGGCTTGCTGAATATTCCATGAACGCATCATAGTGGTTTAATTAGACTGTTATAATTAATTTTCATATGGATGAGCACGGAACTGATCTCACGACTCGTTTTCTCCGGACTGGTTTGACTGTAACACTCGCCGCGCACGTTGTGCGTGCGGCGTTGCGGCTCCGCCACAGACGAGAGACTGGACGCGGGTTGTCTCGGGGTGGAACGCTGTCCAGAAGAATGCGTGGGCTTTCCGCGTGTAATGTTTAGTTACGTGTATCGTTTCTGCGTGGGAATAAACGTTTCCGTAATCGACATTTCTTCCTGTTCGCGGGGACATGGGGAAAACTAAGGTAACACACGTTTTCTGTGGTAGACGTTTCGTCTCTGTCGTTAATTGACAAATTCGATATGTGACTTCTAAATAAGATTTGGCAAATAATGAAGAAGTAAAATATGACCACATACAGTGTTAAATTGGTTTAGCAAACATTCTCTCGGTCTGCACcacgtgtttcttttttttttttttttttttccccttctaaAGACCAAAAACCAGAAGAAGTCTCGCCATGGCGCCGCACAGCAAGCCGAGGACGAGTTCGCGACGGTTCCGCACAGTTTCATCTTTCACCGCGGCCAGATCGGGAAGAACGTCGGCCAGCTCGCCGTTGACATGCGGCGCGTCATGGCGCCGTTCACCGCAGAGTCCCTGAAGGTCTGTGGCGTCCTCCACATGTTCTTAGATGTTTGGCCGTGGTCTAAAAGTGCGCTGTTGTTTGACAGGTGCGGAAGAAGAACGTTCTGAAGGACTTTGTGACTGTGGCGGGACCCCTTGGCGTTACACACTTCATGATCTTCACCAGAACCGACACCGGGGTGAATTTGGTACGTATCTGCAGAACTTCGCCCATCTCCTTCAGACAGACacagtacagggtgggccatttatatggctACACCTTAATAAagtgggaatggttggtgacattgaacacatttgtcagaaacttgtaaataactcatgaaagaataaagttacattaaaaccaagcacatgaccctcttcctattgaaaaaacaa
Protein-coding regions in this window:
- the dsn1 gene encoding kinetochore-associated protein DSN1 homolog isoform X2, which codes for MAELQSEPSAAASNNYDDSLNKSLSERYQQGTKRRLSGGASPEPPQKSPRSSAASEDCQAVSFTAEGTVEVADPDAVPDVLPQKKSWRRSTRGRRSLPPLPSRTQNLCRDICLSLPEDERLEKLMEASMEFAVQEMRKTLHDVPGANLDIFQTSVESLHEEWGSLAQIIKNECQKSNTTSDPAVQKAIKITKNAMSSLQAESSSWESLLNKHRCKSEELEKRVEQARKHGVPLDPKYLAHSTQREFIQNKPDYHSILCRQQKVLQTMELVEQYELLVKEVSTRLASNAGFDDLPDSPVRKLLKGPRSSNTS
- the dsn1 gene encoding kinetochore-associated protein DSN1 homolog isoform X1, which translates into the protein MAELQSEPSAAASNNYDDSLNKSLSERYQQGTKRRLSGGASPEPPQKSPRSSAASEDCQAVSFTAEGTVEVADPDAVPDVLPQKKSWRRSTRGRRSLPPLPSRTQNLCRDICLSLPEDERLEKLMEASMEFAVQEMRKTLHDVPGANLDIFQTSVESLHEEWGSLAQIIKNECQKSNTTSDPAVQKAIKITKNAMSSLQAESSSWESLLNKHRCKSEELEKRVEQARKHGVPLDPKYLAHSTQREFIQNKPDYHSILCRQQKVLQTMELVMDTKCKIVRDLLSFQEQYELLVKEVSTRLASNAGFDDLPDSPVRKLLKGPRSSNTS